In a single window of the Lasioglossum baleicum chromosome 10, iyLasBale1, whole genome shotgun sequence genome:
- the LOC143213087 gene encoding uncharacterized protein LOC143213087 isoform X1, with product MCAMYYYASKLTAAALSGVGSFGGGGGGGVAGGGSVCRCHETRKEQQQQQSPRTGQQQPPQLPRQHSRPPHRVNTPTLGPTTTSEHVVVEHPRPNHYHRHRTKHKVSNRLDFFHYAGFLTA from the exons ATGTGCGCGATGTATTATTACGCCAGCAAGCTGACTGCGGCGGCTCTAAGCGGCGTTGGTTCTTTCGGAGGGGGCGGGGGCGGTGGGGTGGCCGGCGGAGGCTCGGTCTGCCGATGCCACGAGACTCGAAAggaacagcagcaacaacagtcGCCGAGGACTGGTCAGCAACAACCGCCTCAGCTCCCTCGTCAGCATTCACGACCACCGCACCGTGTGAACACCCCAACCCTCGGACCCACCACCACCTCCGAACACGTCGTTGTCGAGCATCCCAGACCCAACCATTATCACCGGCATCGGACCAAGCACAAG GTGAGTAATCGTTTGGATTTCTTCCACTATGCAGGGTTCCTTACTGCGTAA
- the LOC143213087 gene encoding uncharacterized protein LOC143213087 isoform X3: MCAMYYYASKLTAAALSGVGSFGGGGGGGVAGGGSVCRCHETRKEQQQQQSPRTGQQQPPQLPRQHSRPPHRVNTPTLGPTTTSEHVVVEHPRPNHYHRHRTKHKVSVTLLLVAN, encoded by the coding sequence ATGTGCGCGATGTATTATTACGCCAGCAAGCTGACTGCGGCGGCTCTAAGCGGCGTTGGTTCTTTCGGAGGGGGCGGGGGCGGTGGGGTGGCCGGCGGAGGCTCGGTCTGCCGATGCCACGAGACTCGAAAggaacagcagcaacaacagtcGCCGAGGACTGGTCAGCAACAACCGCCTCAGCTCCCTCGTCAGCATTCACGACCACCGCACCGTGTGAACACCCCAACCCTCGGACCCACCACCACCTCCGAACACGTCGTTGTCGAGCATCCCAGACCCAACCATTATCACCGGCATCGGACCAAGCACAAG